One genomic region from Candidatus Nitrosopumilus koreensis AR1 encodes:
- a CDS encoding alcohol dehydrogenase catalytic domain-containing protein yields the protein MDKMRAMVLERCGAIETNPLKLTQIDRHEIKRPNEILLKIEACGVCHSQLHGIEGDWQDIGIPPQLPTVPGHEVVGKVIEIGRDVTKFKVGDRAGITPLLEACKKCQYCKEGKEYLCESSTITGESFKGGYTEYITVTEDFATKVPENMKPEYAAPLFCAGITAYKAVKAAEPQTHKKIGIFGIGGVGHMAVQFAKIKDCDVIAFSRSQNHLDVAKRLGAVDAIKFSDNQEEFLKKLKEKHGMLDAAIVFAPADIVTDTAIKAVKKGGLIVLATVGENPQFMAFEEKTIRGTLIGSTADMEEVIKICSEKNIEVITETFPLESANKVLKKLKDSEIEARAVLIP from the coding sequence ATGGACAAGATGCGCGCAATGGTACTTGAGAGATGTGGAGCAATTGAAACAAATCCATTAAAGCTAACCCAAATTGACAGACATGAGATTAAAAGGCCAAATGAGATTTTGCTTAAAATTGAAGCATGTGGAGTTTGTCATTCGCAGCTTCACGGCATAGAAGGAGATTGGCAAGATATTGGAATTCCACCACAATTGCCAACAGTTCCAGGACATGAAGTTGTAGGAAAGGTGATAGAGATAGGAAGAGATGTCACAAAATTCAAAGTAGGAGATAGAGCAGGAATTACTCCATTGCTAGAAGCATGCAAAAAATGCCAATATTGCAAAGAAGGAAAAGAGTATCTTTGTGAATCATCTACAATTACAGGAGAATCTTTCAAGGGAGGATATACAGAATACATTACAGTTACGGAAGATTTTGCAACAAAAGTTCCTGAAAATATGAAACCAGAATATGCTGCACCGTTATTTTGTGCAGGAATTACAGCATACAAAGCAGTAAAAGCAGCAGAACCTCAAACTCATAAAAAAATAGGGATTTTCGGAATCGGCGGAGTAGGACACATGGCAGTACAATTTGCAAAAATAAAGGATTGTGATGTGATAGCATTTTCAAGGTCACAAAATCACCTTGATGTTGCAAAAAGATTAGGGGCAGTTGATGCAATAAAATTTTCTGATAATCAAGAAGAGTTTTTAAAAAAATTAAAGGAAAAACACGGAATGCTTGATGCTGCAATCGTTTTTGCACCTGCAGATATAGTCACAGACACAGCTATCAAAGCAGTAAAGAAAGGAGGACTCATAGTACTTGCAACTGTCGGAGAAAATCCACAATTCATGGCATTTGAAGAGAAAACCATTAGAGGGACATTAATTGGTTCGACTGCAGATATGGAAGAAGTAATCAAAATATGCAGTGAAAAAAATATTGAAGTAATTACAGAAACATTCCCATTAGAAAGTGCAAATAAAGTTCTTAAAAAATTAAAAGATTCAGAGATTGAAGCTAGGGCAGTTTTAATTCCTTGA